In Carassius carassius chromosome 27, fCarCar2.1, whole genome shotgun sequence, the sequence AGGGCCACAGACCCGTCAACAACGCCCGGGTGAGCATCTACTGGGTGGAACTTCTGAAAGACGGGTCTAACCGAACTTCACTAGTGGATTCCAGGTAAGCAGAGACGGCCACAGACAGTCGTTATTATGCTAATTCCACTGCTGACTGGCGTTAAGGAACATGCATGCTAATTGTCACAACCATTATCTCCTCAGGTTGATTCCAATTCACGAAACCGGCTGGAAGAGCTTTGATGTGACCCAGGCGGTGCACTATTGGTCGAAGAGCCGAATGGAGATGCCCATGCACCTGGAGGTGTGGATCGAGGGCGAGAGACCCGGCAGTTACGCGGCAGAAATGGCCAAGTGTGTCCGTTTCACAACTCAAGATCCTAACGATAACACTCTTGGAAAACCTGAGCTTGTTCTTTACACCCTCAACCTCGAGGAGTTTGGGTAAGCGTGGCTTCATTTCAAAGCAGCATTATGCTAATAAAcgacatatatttatttatttttattgtacactatatatatatatatatatagatagatagatagatagatagatatagatatagacacacacacacatttttctttaatgattaTGGGTATAACAATATGTATAAATTCAAAGTtagtgaaatttttcaaaatgtgaAGTATGTAGCCTACTCAGAAGAATTACTCTATTGTTATtctaattacattaaatatatattcaaatgtgaCGTATGTGCAATATGGGCGCTGTggtgtaaagtgttaccgaaggaatttcttaaaaataaaaatgtgtttcgttTAAAAGGTTTAATACAATATGTTAATAgcctattattttatattatttacgtTGCAGGTCTAGTGGAGACTGTGAAACCAACAAAGACAGTGAAATGTGCTGCAGGGAAAAATACTTCATCAATTTCCGAGCCTTGACGTGGACCCAGTACTGGATCATCGAACCATCCGGGTATCAGGCGTTCCGGTGTAACGGAGGCTGCCGGCAGCCCAAGCGCAACTACGGCTACGGAGAGAGGAAGTGCGCGGTTGTGGAAAGCGCACCGCTACCGATGATGTATTTAGTTAAAAAGGGAGATTATACTGAAATTGAGGTCGCTGAGTTCCCAAATATGATTGTAGAAACATGTGGATGCGCAATGGATAATGTTTCAGTTGTATAAATGTGCTATTTGCCATCGACCACGTGACACAATGTACTTAAAAGCTAACGTTATAAGGCTAAGAAAGGGTGTTGGCAACTTAACCCTTATTAAGATACCTCAAGCACTTTTTATGAAATTGTAAATATCGTTAAAttgatatgcatttatttttgcatttgtatATGATGCCATATGAAGTGAAAGACTGATTTGTAGATGTTATATTTTGAGCAGTAAATAGAATGGTTTGTTGTATATGTCGACATGTTGACTGAATATAAATTCAACTATTTTTCATTGAAGTGATTTGTCTTGGTCTTCGTTTGCATATTCCAGTGGTTGCAAATGGCCACATGGACTACAGACATAATTACACAAGGCAGTTATGTTTTGTTTACTCTACAGACACAAATAATAACTTATTAAACAGAACGATTTGTAGAGTTTAAAAAGGGCATGACATGTAAAGATCCTTCTTTAAACATGTCTTACCTAACAGTGTAAATGGTTCTGTTATGAAACTGagaatttacaaaaataattgtgGCAGCCATACAAGTACTAGTTCTTCATTCAGGTTTTCAGAATCTCAGTGATTATAAACTAGTACTAATAACTGTATTTAAATGGATAGTTAACCTAAAAATGAAGTCAACGTTTACTCAACCtgaagttgttccaaacttgtatgagtttctctgttctgttgagcacaaaagaagatttatttttgaatgtttctATTTTTTGTATTTAGGGAAGAATTCTAGTAGAAAACAATGATTTATCTCAGaggtttattacattatttaatgaCAAATTTCCTTACATCATGAAACACTCAACATTCATCGTTGAAAAAGCAAAGCCTAAATACAAACATCATAAACTGTACCATCTGCCATCATTCAAGAACACATAATGCCACATTTTTAGTTCATCCTCAAAATAGCGCATCTTACACAAGCAAAGTCTGTGTAGTAAAACAGAATGGTCACAAATCTCTCATGCCATGCTTTTCAGttaaaaatctgttaaaaatcacttattttattaaaagaccGGTTCATTATCTCATCCCGCAGGAAacaatttacagaaaaaaaaaacacttcctgaAATAAGTTACTTTTACATCAATTTAAATGGTAAACAGTTCAACAAAATATTCCACTTAAACTACTACATCATGATAAAATACACCAATTTTAAGTCAAAAATAGCTGCCCTTTTTCTTTGGCCAT encodes:
- the lft1 gene encoding lefty1, translated to MSSIRAACLLCAALFAMVKGFTHEDMKDALLKKLGLSEVPRIHKRDLENLLIPTHIKNKYVSMLKLHHARKRRSLPSLAGILRGIPGNADISGEFVYSDTTRQRVMFEMTSRIPENSEVTMAELKLFKKAPHKRSIPERKGHRPVNNARVSIYWVELLKDGSNRTSLVDSRLIPIHETGWKSFDVTQAVHYWSKSRMEMPMHLEVWIEGERPGSYAAEMAKCVRFTTQDPNDNTLGKPELVLYTLNLEEFGSSGDCETNKDSEMCCREKYFINFRALTWTQYWIIEPSGYQAFRCNGGCRQPKRNYGYGERKCAVVESAPLPMMYLVKKGDYTEIEVAEFPNMIVETCGCAMDNVSVV